Proteins encoded by one window of Gammaproteobacteria bacterium:
- the ccoG gene encoding cytochrome c oxidase accessory protein CcoG, translated as MSETPAATQSLYASAEKIYPRKVKGRYAQLRRIAALVLLGLFYLLPWLSWNGQPLVLFDLPARRFHILGLTLFPQDLILLTLMLATAAMTLFFFTTLAGRLWCGFACPQTVWTEAFLWIEQRIEGDRHQRQKLDAAPWGPRKLGIKGAKHLAWLLFALWTGLSFVAFFVPARELFPAAASLQLSGWPLFWSLFYGFATWGNAGFMREQVCKYMCPYARFQSAMFDKDTLIIGYDAARGEPRKGLAKLAELPPGDCVDCTLCVQVCPVGIDIREGLQYECIACAACVDACNGVMDHVGKPRGLVRYTSERHEQEGRFRMLRPRSIGYGVIWLILLCGLAATVLLRSPLELDVLRDRRQLYREMADGSIVNVYTLKIGNKSEAAHTLNIRALREDGSAVELSVNEVEVQPEETRSVILSARMSPEGLPPAQTIEFEVAASGQPDIHRRREARFFGASP; from the coding sequence ATGAGCGAGACACCGGCGGCCACGCAGTCGCTCTACGCCTCGGCGGAGAAGATCTACCCGCGCAAGGTCAAGGGCCGTTACGCACAGCTGCGCCGCATCGCGGCGTTGGTGCTGCTCGGCCTGTTCTATCTGCTGCCCTGGCTGAGCTGGAACGGACAGCCGCTGGTGTTGTTCGATCTGCCGGCGCGCCGCTTCCATATCCTCGGCCTGACGCTGTTCCCGCAGGACCTGATTCTGCTCACGCTGATGCTGGCCACGGCGGCGATGACGCTGTTCTTCTTCACCACCCTGGCCGGCCGGCTGTGGTGCGGCTTCGCCTGCCCGCAGACGGTGTGGACCGAGGCCTTCCTGTGGATCGAGCAGCGCATCGAAGGCGACCGCCATCAGCGCCAGAAGCTCGACGCCGCGCCCTGGGGGCCACGCAAGCTCGGCATCAAGGGCGCCAAGCACCTCGCCTGGCTGCTGTTCGCCTTGTGGACCGGCCTGAGCTTCGTCGCCTTCTTCGTGCCGGCACGCGAACTGTTCCCGGCCGCGGCCAGCCTGCAGCTCTCCGGCTGGCCCCTGTTCTGGTCGCTGTTCTACGGCTTCGCCACCTGGGGCAACGCCGGCTTCATGCGCGAGCAGGTCTGCAAGTACATGTGCCCCTATGCCCGCTTCCAGTCGGCGATGTTCGACAAGGACACGCTGATCATCGGCTACGACGCCGCGCGCGGCGAGCCGCGCAAGGGCTTGGCCAAGCTGGCCGAGCTGCCGCCGGGCGACTGCGTGGACTGCACCCTGTGCGTACAGGTCTGCCCGGTGGGCATCGACATCCGCGAAGGCCTGCAATACGAGTGCATCGCCTGCGCCGCCTGCGTGGATGCCTGCAACGGCGTGATGGATCACGTCGGCAAGCCGCGCGGCCTGGTGCGCTACACCAGCGAACGCCACGAGCAGGAAGGCCGCTTCCGCATGCTGCGCCCGCGCAGCATCGGCTACGGCGTGATCTGGCTGATCCTTCTTTGCGGCCTCGCCGCCACCGTGCTGTTGCGTTCGCCGCTGGAACTGGACGTACTGCGCGACCGCCGCCAGCTCTATCGCGAAATGGCCGACGGCAGCATCGTCAACGTCTACACCCTGAAGATCGGCAACAAGAGCGAGGCGGCGCACACGCTGAACATTCGTGCGCTGCGCGAGGATGGCTCGGCCGTGGAGCTGAGCGTCAACGAGGTCGAGGTCCAGCCCGAAGAGACACGCTCGGTGATCCTCAGCGCGCGCATGTCCCCGGAGGGCTTGCCGCCGGCACAGACGATCGAGTTCGAGGTCGCCGCCAGCGGGCAGCCCGACATCCACCGGCGCCGCGAGGCGCGATTCTTCGGAGCTTCGCCATGA
- the cadA gene encoding cadmium-translocating P-type ATPase: protein MSAPRDWSLYDAADTLEAVSHRRADGRREMILRIEGMHCQNCVRHIQDALAPLTRSARVNLSTGTAELVWDERAARASQLFAAVEQAGFTPGPLNPEPSLRGQQRERGAMLLRLGSAGLLGMQVMMLAATQYFIDAPLEPAIELLMRYAQWIMATPVLLYCAWPLLDSAARALRERRVNMDVPVSLALLMAYAASCVNVLRGSGHVYFDSVTMFVFLLLVARWFEGQGRAEATARLRTLASAQPLTALREDQDGLAEVSSASLAIGDVIVVPPGAALAADGQLLCAVAELDESLLSGEADPAVRHAGDAVYAGAVNLGGAPLRLRVSAAQQSTTLSHINRMIHHAQTQQPRVQILADRVAGRIVIAVLLAAAGGALYWYPQSPEAAFQVALAVLVVTCPCALSLATPVVLAAASSRLAASGLLLSRADALLRLPQIDHVCFDKTGTLTTGEMRQVHLWVCDGEDETRMLEIAAALERGIRHPVATAFAGMSTALRAEAQESLPGLGVCGRIDGIEYRLLADPGSDDDLTWIALYAGERRLARFGLAHALRPEAVGVVQQLMTQGLRVSILSGDSERAVAETAARLGVDDYLAQLKPDQKLTELQMMRAQGERLWMVGDGINDAPTLAAADVSTALASGAALAQSQADLLITGSGLDGLPEALAVAREAQQRIRENLVWAVGYNLAAVPLALMGMVTPWIAALGMGISSVTVVLNALRLARRPATKAVDWTPQSTPEHAA, encoded by the coding sequence ATGAGCGCGCCCCGCGACTGGTCGCTCTACGACGCAGCGGACACGCTGGAGGCCGTGAGCCACCGTCGCGCCGACGGCCGGCGCGAGATGATCCTGCGCATCGAAGGCATGCACTGCCAGAACTGCGTGCGCCATATCCAGGACGCGCTGGCGCCGCTGACGCGCAGCGCCCGCGTGAACCTGTCCACCGGCACCGCCGAACTGGTCTGGGACGAACGCGCGGCGCGCGCCTCGCAGCTGTTTGCCGCCGTCGAGCAGGCCGGATTCACGCCGGGTCCGCTCAATCCCGAACCCTCGCTGCGCGGTCAGCAGCGTGAACGCGGCGCGATGCTGCTGCGTCTCGGCAGCGCCGGTCTGCTCGGCATGCAGGTGATGATGCTGGCCGCCACCCAATACTTCATCGACGCACCGCTGGAACCCGCGATCGAGCTGCTGATGCGCTACGCGCAATGGATCATGGCGACACCGGTGCTGCTCTACTGCGCCTGGCCGCTGCTTGACAGCGCCGCGCGCGCCCTGCGCGAACGCCGCGTCAACATGGACGTGCCGGTCAGCCTGGCCCTGCTGATGGCCTACGCCGCGAGCTGCGTCAACGTGCTGCGCGGCAGTGGCCACGTCTATTTCGATTCGGTGACGATGTTCGTGTTCCTGCTACTGGTGGCGCGCTGGTTCGAGGGACAGGGCCGCGCCGAAGCCACGGCGCGGCTGCGTACGCTGGCTTCGGCGCAGCCGCTCACCGCCCTGCGGGAAGATCAGGACGGTCTGGCGGAGGTTTCGAGCGCCTCGCTCGCGATCGGTGACGTCATCGTGGTGCCGCCTGGCGCGGCGCTGGCCGCCGACGGTCAATTGCTTTGCGCCGTGGCCGAACTCGACGAATCGCTGCTCAGCGGCGAAGCCGATCCCGCCGTGCGGCACGCCGGCGACGCGGTCTACGCCGGCGCCGTCAATCTCGGCGGCGCACCGCTGCGGCTGCGCGTCAGCGCGGCACAGCAATCGACCACGCTGTCGCACATCAACCGCATGATCCATCACGCGCAGACGCAGCAGCCCCGCGTCCAGATCCTGGCCGACCGCGTCGCCGGCCGGATCGTGATCGCGGTGCTGCTGGCCGCGGCCGGCGGCGCGCTGTACTGGTATCCGCAGAGTCCCGAGGCGGCCTTTCAGGTGGCGCTCGCAGTGCTGGTGGTGACCTGCCCCTGCGCGCTGTCGCTGGCCACCCCGGTGGTGCTGGCCGCGGCCTCCTCGCGCCTCGCCGCCAGCGGACTGCTGCTGAGCCGCGCCGACGCGCTGCTGCGGCTGCCGCAGATCGACCATGTCTGTTTCGACAAGACCGGTACCCTCACCACCGGCGAGATGCGGCAGGTGCATCTCTGGGTCTGCGACGGCGAGGACGAAACGCGCATGCTCGAAATCGCCGCCGCACTGGAACGCGGCATCCGCCATCCGGTGGCCACGGCCTTCGCCGGCATGTCCACCGCATTGCGCGCCGAAGCGCAGGAATCCCTGCCCGGCCTCGGCGTGTGCGGACGCATCGACGGCATCGAATACCGTCTGCTGGCGGATCCGGGCAGCGACGACGATCTGACCTGGATCGCGCTGTACGCGGGCGAACGCCGTCTCGCGCGCTTCGGCCTGGCGCACGCCCTGCGGCCCGAAGCCGTCGGCGTGGTCCAGCAACTCATGACGCAAGGCCTGCGGGTCTCGATCCTCAGCGGCGACAGCGAGCGCGCCGTGGCCGAGACCGCCGCCCGCCTCGGCGTCGACGACTACCTGGCCCAGCTCAAGCCCGACCAGAAACTCACCGAACTGCAGATGATGCGCGCCCAGGGCGAACGGCTGTGGATGGTCGGCGATGGCATCAATGACGCACCCACACTGGCGGCCGCCGACGTCTCCACCGCGCTCGCCTCGGGCGCCGCGCTGGCGCAATCGCAGGCCGATCTGCTGATCACCGGCAGCGGCCTCGATGGGCTGCCCGAAGCCCTGGCGGTCGCACGCGAGGCGCAGCAGCGCATTCGCGAGAATCTGGTCTGGGCCGTGGGCTACAACCTGGCCGCCGTTCCGCTGGCGCTGATGGGTATGGTCACCCCCTGGATCGCGGCGCTGGGCATGGGCATCAGCTCGGTCACCGTGGTGCTCAATGCCTTGCGCCTGGCACGCCGGCCGGCGACCAAGGCCGTCGACTGGACGCCGCAATCCACCCCGGAGCACGCCGCATGA
- the ccoS gene encoding cbb3-type cytochrome oxidase assembly protein CcoS, with protein sequence MSSLFVLIPLGLLFTALAGGFLFMAVRSGQFEDLKQIGQRMPDDED encoded by the coding sequence ATGAGCAGCCTGTTCGTGCTGATTCCGCTGGGCCTGCTGTTCACCGCACTGGCCGGCGGCTTCCTGTTCATGGCCGTGCGCAGCGGACAGTTCGAAGACCTCAAGCAGATCGGCCAGCGCATGCCCGACGACGAGGACTGA
- a CDS encoding cbb3-type cytochrome c oxidase subunit 3, with protein sequence MMDGLLQGLVTVFAFATFLGICVYAYSPSRKSTFEEAAQLPLDDSESES encoded by the coding sequence ATGATGGACGGACTGCTGCAGGGCCTGGTCACGGTCTTCGCCTTTGCCACTTTTCTCGGCATTTGCGTCTACGCCTATTCCCCCTCCCGCAAAAGCACTTTCGAAGAGGCGGCGCAGCTGCCGCTCGACGACTCGGAGTCGGAGTCATGA
- the ccoN gene encoding cytochrome-c oxidase, cbb3-type subunit I: MSARRPEPTLHAEPVAESLFVSNFSTASVVHHYDDEVVRRFALTTVLWGIVGMSVGVLIASQLLWPALNFDVPYLTYSRLRPLHTNAVIFAFGGSALFATSYYVVQRTCQARLFLPRLAMFTFWGWQLVIVAAAITLPMGITQSREYAELEWPIDILIAVVWVSYAVVFFGTIVKRKVDHIYVANWFFGAFILAVAILHIVNNIVIPFSATQSYPIYGGTVDAMVQWWYGHNAVGFFLTAGFLGMMYYFVPKQVGKPIYSYRLSIVHFWALISTYMWAGPHHLLYTSLPDWVQSVGMVFSLILLAPSWGGMINGVMTLSGAWHKLRTDPIIKFLIVSLSFYGMSTFEGPMMAVKTVNALSHYTDWTIGHVHSGALGWVGLISIGSLYALIPRLYGKHEMHSVPAINLHFWLATIGIVLYIVAMWIAGVMQGLMWRAVDADGTLSYSFVESLRATYPYYAVRLLGGVLYLSGMFIMAWNVWRTVQPERLATPSEHALLGVAK, translated from the coding sequence ATGTCCGCCCGCCGCCCTGAACCGACACTCCACGCCGAACCTGTAGCCGAGAGTCTTTTCGTGTCCAATTTCTCTACCGCGAGCGTAGTCCACCACTACGACGACGAGGTCGTCCGCCGCTTCGCCTTGACCACGGTGCTCTGGGGCATCGTCGGCATGTCGGTCGGCGTGCTCATCGCCTCGCAGTTGCTGTGGCCGGCGCTGAACTTCGATGTGCCCTATCTCACGTATTCACGACTGCGCCCACTGCATACCAATGCCGTGATCTTCGCTTTCGGCGGTTCGGCGCTGTTCGCCACCTCGTACTACGTGGTGCAACGCACCTGCCAGGCCCGGCTGTTCCTGCCGCGTCTGGCGATGTTCACGTTCTGGGGCTGGCAGCTGGTGATCGTGGCCGCCGCCATCACCCTGCCGATGGGCATCACCCAGAGCCGCGAATACGCGGAACTGGAATGGCCGATCGACATCCTCATCGCAGTGGTCTGGGTCAGTTACGCGGTGGTGTTCTTCGGCACGATCGTGAAACGCAAGGTGGACCACATCTACGTGGCCAACTGGTTCTTCGGCGCCTTCATTCTGGCGGTGGCGATCCTGCACATCGTCAACAACATCGTCATCCCGTTCTCGGCCACGCAGTCGTATCCGATCTACGGTGGCACCGTGGATGCCATGGTGCAGTGGTGGTACGGCCACAACGCGGTGGGCTTCTTCCTGACCGCCGGCTTCCTTGGAATGATGTACTACTTCGTGCCCAAGCAGGTGGGCAAGCCGATCTACAGCTACCGGCTTTCGATCGTGCATTTCTGGGCGCTGATCTCCACCTACATGTGGGCCGGCCCGCACCATCTGCTGTACACCTCGCTGCCCGACTGGGTGCAGAGCGTGGGCATGGTGTTCTCGCTGATCCTGCTGGCGCCGAGCTGGGGCGGCATGATCAATGGCGTGATGACGCTGTCCGGCGCCTGGCACAAGCTGCGCACCGATCCCATCATCAAATTCCTGATCGTGTCGCTGTCGTTCTACGGCATGAGCACCTTCGAGGGGCCGATGATGGCGGTCAAGACCGTCAATGCACTGTCCCACTACACGGACTGGACCATCGGCCATGTGCATTCGGGTGCACTGGGCTGGGTCGGCCTGATCTCGATCGGTTCGCTGTACGCGCTGATCCCGCGCCTTTACGGCAAACACGAGATGCACTCTGTACCGGCGATCAACCTGCACTTCTGGCTGGCGACCATCGGCATCGTGCTCTACATCGTGGCGATGTGGATCGCCGGTGTGATGCAGGGCCTGATGTGGCGTGCGGTGGATGCCGACGGAACGCTCAGCTACAGCTTCGTCGAATCGCTGCGCGCCACCTATCCCTACTACGCGGTGCGCCTGCTCGGCGGCGTCCTGTATCTGTCCGGCATGTTCATCATGGCCTGGAACGTCTGGCGCACGGTGCAGCCGGAACGACTGGCGACCCCAAGTGAACACGCCCTGCTTGGAGTCGCGAAATGA
- the ccoO gene encoding cytochrome-c oxidase, cbb3-type subunit II, with translation MSAGHEKVERNIGLMAVLIAGVIAVGGFVEIVPLMLGSHLDEPAPGVKPLSPLQVAGREVYVREGCYGCHSQQVRSLHEETLRYGPYSIAGESVYDHPFQWGSKRTGPDLSRVGGRYSDQWHRMHLMNPRDLVPESNMPGYPWLAEQWFGGEQVQAMMRALKRSGVPYTEDDIAAAPEAVKGETKLTALIAFLQSLKASPRDPVPSAGATTEAAP, from the coding sequence ATGAGTGCCGGTCACGAGAAGGTCGAACGCAATATCGGCTTGATGGCGGTGCTGATCGCCGGGGTAATTGCCGTCGGCGGTTTCGTCGAGATCGTGCCGCTGATGCTGGGCAGCCATCTCGACGAACCGGCGCCCGGCGTGAAGCCGCTGAGCCCGTTGCAGGTGGCCGGTCGCGAAGTCTACGTCCGCGAAGGCTGCTACGGCTGCCACTCGCAACAGGTGCGTTCGCTGCACGAGGAAACCCTGCGCTACGGCCCCTACTCGATCGCCGGTGAATCGGTCTACGACCATCCGTTCCAGTGGGGCTCCAAGCGCACCGGGCCGGACCTGTCCCGCGTCGGCGGCCGCTATTCAGACCAGTGGCACCGTATGCATCTGATGAACCCACGCGACCTCGTGCCCGAATCCAACATGCCGGGTTATCCCTGGCTGGCCGAACAGTGGTTCGGCGGCGAGCAGGTGCAGGCGATGATGCGCGCACTCAAACGCAGCGGCGTGCCCTACACCGAGGACGACATCGCGGCGGCGCCGGAGGCCGTCAAGGGCGAAACCAAGCTCACCGCGCTGATCGCCTTCCTACAAAGTCTTAAAGCCTCGCCGAGGGACCCGGTCCCGAGCGCCGGGGCCACAACGGAGGCCGCGCCATGA
- a CDS encoding sulfite exporter TauE/SafE family protein: protein MSVAATALSVPALFALGLASSPHCALMCAPLAQLGSRPGHGLDTMRLHLGRLSAYMLLGAIAGALGGGILWQMERLGLLSGLRWAAAIGLVLLAGWRWRTPGQQPACCTPTPAAGRRLPAYVRGLLWGLLPCGLLYGVLGLAALSGGGVHGAALSLAFGIGASPLLLASGRLGRMLRARVPRGLESRLQALLLLASGVWIVAWTPASRWIAGFCG from the coding sequence GTGTCCGTCGCAGCCACCGCCCTGAGCGTGCCCGCGCTGTTCGCATTGGGACTCGCCAGCAGCCCGCACTGCGCGCTGATGTGCGCGCCGCTGGCACAGCTCGGAAGCCGGCCGGGCCACGGGCTCGACACCATGCGCCTGCATCTGGGCCGGCTCAGCGCCTACATGCTGCTGGGTGCCATCGCCGGCGCGCTCGGCGGCGGCATCCTCTGGCAGATGGAGCGCCTGGGTCTGCTCAGCGGCCTGCGCTGGGCGGCGGCGATCGGCCTGGTGCTGCTGGCCGGGTGGCGCTGGCGCACACCAGGCCAGCAGCCCGCCTGTTGCACACCGACACCGGCGGCGGGCCGGCGACTCCCCGCCTATGTGCGCGGCCTGCTGTGGGGGCTGCTGCCCTGTGGCCTGCTGTATGGCGTATTGGGACTGGCCGCCCTCAGCGGCGGCGGCGTCCACGGCGCCGCGCTGAGCCTGGCCTTCGGCATCGGCGCCTCGCCCTTGCTGCTGGCCTCGGGACGTCTCGGCCGAATGCTGCGCGCACGCGTGCCACGCGGTCTGGAGTCCAGGCTGCAAGCCCTGCTGCTGCTCGCCAGCGGCGTCTGGATCGTCGCGTGGACACCCGCGAGCCGCTGGATCGCCGGCTTCTGCGGCTGA
- the ccoP gene encoding cytochrome-c oxidase, cbb3-type subunit III has translation MTSTWSLVVAAVVIANIVACLWLLIWTSRRRPDEVAEGAETGHVWDDDLREYNNPLPRWWLNLFVLTIIFGLGYLLFYPGLGNFAGRLGWTSHQQHNERLAEVEARRHAVYARYDDLGIEQLKDHAGARSMGAKLFTNNCAGCHGDDAHGAIGFPNLSDDDWLYGGSAEQVYTTISQGRRGQMPTFLTALTPEEVSGLVAYVSKLHTGEEPRRADEQLGQKKFAITCAACHSADGSGNLALGAPRLNDDTWLHGGSPDQIRQTILFGQKSEMPAFGELLTDTERRLLAAYVLGLSSDAGAAVARAP, from the coding sequence ATGACGTCCACCTGGAGTCTCGTCGTTGCCGCTGTGGTCATCGCCAACATCGTCGCCTGCTTGTGGCTGCTGATCTGGACCTCGCGCCGCCGTCCCGACGAGGTCGCCGAAGGCGCCGAGACCGGGCATGTCTGGGATGACGATCTGCGCGAATACAACAACCCGCTGCCACGCTGGTGGCTCAACCTGTTCGTGCTGACGATCATCTTCGGACTGGGCTATCTGCTGTTCTATCCGGGCCTCGGCAACTTCGCCGGACGTCTGGGCTGGACCTCGCATCAGCAACACAACGAGCGCCTCGCCGAAGTCGAGGCGCGGCGTCATGCGGTCTATGCCCGCTACGACGATCTCGGCATCGAACAGCTCAAGGATCACGCCGGTGCGCGCAGCATGGGCGCCAAGCTGTTCACCAACAATTGCGCCGGCTGCCACGGCGACGATGCGCACGGTGCGATCGGATTTCCGAACCTCAGCGACGACGACTGGCTGTACGGCGGTTCCGCCGAACAGGTGTACACCACGATCAGCCAGGGGCGGCGCGGCCAGATGCCCACATTCCTTACGGCGCTCACGCCCGAGGAGGTGAGCGGACTGGTGGCCTATGTCAGCAAACTGCACACGGGCGAGGAACCGCGTCGTGCCGACGAACAGCTTGGCCAGAAGAAGTTCGCGATCACCTGTGCCGCCTGCCACTCGGCGGACGGCAGCGGCAACCTCGCCCTGGGCGCACCGCGACTGAACGATGACACCTGGCTGCACGGCGGCTCGCCCGACCAGATTCGCCAGACCATCCTGTTCGGCCAGAAGAGCGAAATGCCGGCCTTCGGCGAATTGCTGACGGACACCGAACGGCGTCTGCTGGCGGCCTATGTGCTGGGTCTTTCGTCCGACGCCGGCGCCGCAGTGGCGCGCGCGCCATGA
- a CDS encoding carboxymuconolactone decarboxylase family protein translates to MSKSYRSITHDVSKSLAKLRGDIPEVMKGFGALAQAAGKDGALDAKTKELIALALGVAARCDACIGFHTQALIKHGTTRAEFEETLGMAVYMGGGPSLMYAADALTAYEELSAPA, encoded by the coding sequence ATGAGCAAGAGCTATCGCAGCATCACGCATGACGTTTCCAAGTCGCTGGCGAAACTTCGCGGGGACATTCCGGAGGTCATGAAAGGCTTCGGTGCCCTGGCGCAGGCCGCCGGCAAGGACGGCGCGCTGGACGCCAAGACCAAGGAGCTGATCGCGCTGGCCCTGGGCGTGGCGGCGCGCTGCGATGCCTGCATCGGCTTCCATACCCAGGCGCTGATCAAGCACGGCACCACGCGCGCGGAGTTCGAGGAAACGCTGGGCATGGCGGTCTACATGGGCGGCGGCCCCTCGCTGATGTACGCAGCCGACGCGCTCACCGCCTACGAGGAACTCAGCGCCCCCGCCTGA
- the hemN gene encoding oxygen-independent coproporphyrinogen III oxidase — MTTAELTPSAALPADLLAREMRGPRYTSYPTALVFDTRFGVADWCQAARVSARGGQALSLYVHIPFCASNCFYCGCKRVISRSRTRIRGYLESLLHEIEMQSRLMQPSPEVLQLHLGGGTPNSLSTGELAVLLEALRSHFRFAPEARLECSMEVDPRLATSADIDAWRELGFNRLSFGVQDVDAVVQTAINRRQSSLHLAELTAAARQAGFSSLNYDLVYGLPMQSPARFEATLDFVLAQRPDRVAAYHYAHLPARFPAQRAIDEQCLPNQTQRQWLRERIHQRLRQAGYVAIGLDHYALPGDELARAFAGGRLHRNFQGYSTRPDCELLGLGASAISRLGGCYAQNEATEQGYRLAVDTGHYPVARGYRLTDEDRLRAAVIESIMCRGEADFSELPSGRFAPELERLRALDPAHTWLECGPWGLRVSEAGRSLLRVVAMVFDAHLGRAEVPATRYSKLA; from the coding sequence ATGACCACCGCCGAACTCACCCCGTCCGCCGCGCTGCCCGCCGACTTGCTCGCGCGGGAAATGCGCGGCCCGCGCTACACCTCTTATCCCACGGCCCTGGTCTTCGATACCCGTTTCGGTGTGGCCGACTGGTGTCAGGCGGCCCGCGTCTCGGCGCGCGGTGGCCAGGCCCTGTCGCTGTACGTGCACATTCCGTTCTGTGCCAGCAACTGCTTCTATTGCGGCTGCAAGCGTGTGATCTCGCGTTCGCGCACGCGCATCCGCGGCTATCTGGAGTCCCTGCTGCACGAGATCGAAATGCAGTCGCGGCTGATGCAGCCTTCGCCCGAAGTGCTGCAACTGCACCTGGGCGGCGGTACGCCGAACAGTCTGTCGACCGGCGAACTCGCGGTCCTGCTGGAGGCCTTGCGCAGTCATTTCCGCTTCGCCCCGGAGGCGCGGCTGGAGTGCTCGATGGAAGTCGATCCGCGCCTCGCCACCTCGGCGGACATCGACGCCTGGCGCGAGCTCGGCTTCAATCGTCTGTCGTTCGGCGTGCAGGATGTCGATGCGGTGGTGCAGACCGCGATCAATCGTCGGCAGAGCAGCCTGCATCTGGCCGAACTCACCGCCGCCGCGCGACAGGCGGGCTTTTCCAGCCTCAACTACGATCTGGTCTACGGCCTGCCGATGCAGTCGCCGGCGCGCTTCGAGGCCACGCTGGACTTCGTGCTGGCACAGCGGCCCGATCGAGTCGCTGCCTATCACTATGCGCATCTGCCAGCGCGCTTCCCGGCGCAGCGGGCTATCGACGAGCAATGCCTGCCGAACCAGACGCAGCGGCAGTGGCTGCGGGAACGCATCCATCAGCGTCTGCGCCAGGCCGGTTATGTCGCCATCGGTCTGGACCACTACGCCCTGCCGGGTGACGAGCTGGCGCGCGCCTTTGCCGGCGGCCGTCTGCACCGCAATTTCCAAGGCTATTCGACCCGGCCGGACTGCGAGCTGCTGGGCCTGGGCGCCAGCGCCATTTCCAGGCTCGGCGGCTGCTACGCCCAGAACGAGGCGACCGAGCAAGGCTATCGTCTGGCAGTCGATACCGGACATTATCCGGTCGCGCGCGGCTATCGTCTCACCGACGAGGACCGGCTTCGCGCCGCCGTCATCGAGTCGATCATGTGCCGCGGTGAGGCCGATTTCTCGGAACTGCCGTCTGGCCGCTTTGCGCCGGAACTGGAACGCCTGCGGGCACTCGATCCCGCGCACACCTGGCTCGAATGCGGGCCATGGGGCCTGCGTGTCTCGGAAGCGGGACGCAGCCTGCTGCGTGTGGTGGCGATGGTCTTCGACGCCCATCTCGGGCGCGCCGAAGTGCCGGCGACGCGCTATTCCAAGCTGGCCTGA